The Nostoc sp. 'Lobaria pulmonaria (5183) cyanobiont' genome window below encodes:
- a CDS encoding thylakoid membrane photosystem I accumulation factor codes for MNSTKFLFLHKQITGWQGWLSKCLLLLASLFIISMQPASAGLNNDLYDGNIFVVYAGNGSLVPPRQTLAQTLAEHKPVFLAFYLDDSSDSKRYAISISRVQEFYGRVAEIMPISVDTIPPKETYDSTEPGYYYGGSVPQVVVLNKSGEVVLNKKGQVAFEEIDDQFRKIFDLLPRIETAQLKRRAFNEFSSELAK; via the coding sequence ATGAATAGCACAAAGTTTCTTTTTTTACATAAACAAATTACTGGCTGGCAAGGGTGGTTGTCCAAATGCCTGTTGTTGCTTGCAAGTCTTTTCATTATAAGTATGCAACCTGCATCTGCTGGTCTTAATAATGATTTATATGATGGCAACATCTTTGTCGTTTATGCAGGCAATGGTTCATTAGTTCCTCCCAGACAGACACTGGCACAGACTTTAGCGGAACATAAACCCGTATTTTTGGCTTTTTATCTGGATGATAGCAGCGATTCCAAAAGATATGCCATTTCTATCTCACGGGTACAGGAATTCTATGGTCGGGTAGCAGAGATTATGCCGATTAGTGTAGATACTATCCCGCCTAAAGAGACCTACGACTCAACAGAACCAGGATATTACTATGGTGGGAGTGTTCCGCAAGTAGTGGTGTTAAATAAATCAGGTGAAGTAGTTTTGAATAAAAAGGGTCAAGTAGCTTTTGAAGAGATAGACGATCAATTTCGTAAAATCTTTGATTTATTACCACGCATTGAAACAGCACAGCTAAAGCGGCGAGCCTTCAATGAGTTCAGTAGTGAGTTAGCTAAGTAA